From the Kitasatospora viridis genome, one window contains:
- a CDS encoding chaplin: protein MNVKKIAAVAVTAGGLMLAGAGVAAANGGAGAQGAATDSPGVVSGNLVQVPVHVPVNICGNTVSVIGLLNPAFGDACFNG, encoded by the coding sequence ATGAACGTCAAGAAGATCGCGGCTGTGGCGGTTACTGCCGGTGGCCTGATGCTGGCCGGTGCCGGCGTCGCCGCGGCGAACGGCGGCGCGGGTGCCCAGGGTGCCGCCACCGACTCGCCCGGCGTGGTCTCCGGCAACCTGGTCCAGGTTCCGGTGCACGTGCCCGTCAACATCTGCGGCAACACCGTGAGCGTGATCGGCCTGCTGAACCCGGCGTTCGGCGACGCCTGCTTCAACGGCTGA
- a CDS encoding DUF3090 domain-containing protein: MPRQVFYYDQPERFVAGTVGQPGSRAFFLQASARGRITSVLLEKTQVAALAERVDEVLDEALRRSGGEASIPAVAPAELIDSAPLDLPLEQEFRVGTMALAWDAGDGRLVVEAQAALEETEDEEEPVFDDENGPDLLRVRLTGAMARVFAKRALELVAAGRKPCPFCNLPLDPEGHICPRQNGYKR, from the coding sequence GTGCCCCGACAGGTCTTCTACTACGACCAGCCCGAGCGGTTCGTGGCCGGCACGGTCGGCCAGCCCGGCTCGCGGGCGTTCTTCCTGCAGGCCAGCGCGCGCGGCCGGATCACCAGCGTGCTGCTGGAGAAGACCCAGGTGGCGGCGCTGGCCGAGCGGGTCGACGAGGTGCTGGACGAGGCGCTGCGGCGCAGCGGCGGCGAGGCGTCGATCCCGGCGGTGGCGCCCGCCGAGCTGATCGACAGCGCCCCGCTGGACCTGCCGCTGGAGCAGGAGTTCCGGGTCGGCACGATGGCGCTGGCCTGGGACGCCGGCGACGGCCGCCTGGTGGTCGAGGCGCAGGCGGCGCTGGAGGAGACCGAGGACGAGGAGGAGCCGGTCTTCGACGACGAGAACGGCCCGGACCTGCTGCGGGTGCGGCTCACCGGCGCGATGGCCCGGGTCTTCGCCAAGCGGGCGCTGGAGCTGGTGGCCGCCGGCCGCAAGCCCTGCCCGTTCTGCAACCTGCCGCTCGACCCGGAGGGCCACATCTGCCCGCGCCAGAACGGGTACAAGCGCTGA
- a CDS encoding histidine phosphatase family protein gives MPTLLLVRHGRSTANSEGILAGWTPGVELDEAGREQAAGLVGRLDGVPLAKVVSSPLERCRQTLEPLLAARPELGEPAVDERFGECHYGEWTGRKLGELAKEPLWRTVQDHASAAAFPGGESLRALSHRTVAAAREWDEKVAAEHGADAVWLACTHGDVIKAIVADALGLHLDHFQRINVDPCTVTAIRYTPLRPFLLRMGDTGTLTGLRPAPAREGGEPVAEGDAAVGGSTGR, from the coding sequence ATGCCCACACTGCTGCTGGTACGCCATGGCCGGTCGACCGCGAACTCCGAGGGGATCCTCGCCGGTTGGACCCCGGGAGTGGAGCTGGACGAGGCGGGCCGGGAGCAGGCCGCCGGGCTGGTCGGCCGGCTCGACGGGGTGCCGCTGGCGAAGGTGGTGAGCAGCCCGCTGGAGCGCTGCCGGCAGACCCTGGAGCCGTTGCTGGCGGCCCGTCCGGAGCTCGGCGAGCCGGCCGTGGACGAGCGGTTCGGCGAGTGCCACTACGGCGAGTGGACCGGTCGCAAGCTCGGCGAGCTGGCCAAGGAGCCGCTCTGGCGCACCGTCCAGGACCACGCCTCGGCGGCGGCCTTCCCGGGCGGCGAGTCGCTGCGCGCGCTCAGCCACCGCACGGTGGCGGCGGCCCGCGAGTGGGACGAGAAGGTCGCCGCCGAGCACGGCGCGGACGCCGTCTGGCTGGCCTGCACCCACGGCGACGTGATCAAGGCGATCGTGGCCGACGCGCTGGGCCTGCACCTGGACCACTTCCAGCGGATCAACGTGGACCCCTGCACGGTCACCGCGATCCGCTACACCCCGCTGCGGCCGTTCCTGCTGCGGATGGGCGACACCGGCACGCTGACCGGCCTGCGGCCCGCGCCCGCCCGCGAGGGCGGCGAGCCGGTGGCCGAGGGCGACGCGGCGGTCGGCGGCTCCACCGGGCGCTAG
- a CDS encoding AAA family ATPase, whose protein sequence is MSQTQDPAGGPVPEPRSEADGGAAADGAPGQAAEGSEQAGEQAAAAAGSEAGAPGQAARFTSAPDPARKAAQLAALAEAVRAVEQRDGSDGPSARSRATGPASTTGGEPQRPAAEPQQATAPAAPVLELPADALRATVQLLTHGGAPAAAADGLAKAALTALGEDAPALLQQDPWALLGLPGVRPEQADGFAQALLGPAGGPGDPRRGRALAGWLLEQAALRGHSALTVDELRAGLAKFSLPDADEAVQAAVEDGRILPYQEEETGPGARPVAEDEEPPMRLLFALERIAQAEEEAAEGLARLLATFTGDPEGADREDGAQGGIDWERAAEQAGSASAAALVRAVAAAPLVLHTGDAAALGESAALLRAARGLGLRVRAASWTDYGRQALGEPESVTLAELLGTVDRTEDGFLALDLLIVQDAPLLDLEQAATLLEALADGTRLVLSGDPGQLWSAGPGRLFADLLAAKACPVVASRTPDLGPIGELVSGIGVGELTAVEAPEKEVVILTARESGEAVHRAVQLLTDSIPRALGIPAEQTVLLTPGHGGPGGTRALNAAAKARLNPGPGRFAGFDPGDRVVYSPVPGINHPGRVAGGDQAGLRLRLDDGSELVLAPDRVDRLRHGWALTVHQALGRRWPAAVVVLPEEAAAGLTRQWVYTAFGRAERHLSVVHAAGPALAQAVAERPAAPRTTRLRGLLAEQAQQG, encoded by the coding sequence GTGAGTCAGACGCAGGACCCGGCCGGCGGGCCGGTGCCCGAACCCCGGAGCGAGGCGGACGGGGGTGCGGCCGCCGACGGAGCCCCCGGGCAGGCGGCCGAGGGCTCCGAGCAGGCAGGCGAGCAGGCGGCGGCTGCTGCTGGAAGTGAGGCCGGTGCCCCCGGGCAGGCCGCTCGGTTCACCTCCGCACCGGACCCGGCGCGCAAGGCCGCCCAGCTGGCCGCGCTCGCCGAGGCCGTGCGGGCGGTTGAGCAGCGCGACGGATCCGACGGACCGTCAGCCCGCTCCCGCGCCACCGGGCCCGCGTCCACCACCGGCGGCGAGCCGCAGCGGCCCGCCGCGGAACCGCAGCAGGCGACTGCCCCCGCCGCCCCCGTGCTGGAGCTTCCGGCGGACGCGCTGCGCGCCACCGTGCAGCTGCTCACCCACGGCGGTGCGCCCGCCGCGGCCGCCGACGGGCTGGCCAAGGCCGCGCTCACCGCACTCGGCGAGGACGCGCCCGCCCTGCTCCAGCAGGACCCGTGGGCGCTGCTCGGCCTGCCCGGGGTCCGCCCCGAACAGGCGGACGGCTTCGCCCAGGCGCTGCTCGGCCCCGCCGGCGGCCCCGGCGACCCGCGTCGCGGCCGGGCGCTGGCCGGCTGGCTGCTCGAACAGGCCGCGCTGCGCGGCCACTCCGCGCTCACCGTCGACGAACTGCGGGCCGGCCTGGCGAAGTTCTCGCTGCCCGATGCGGACGAGGCGGTGCAGGCCGCCGTCGAGGACGGCCGGATCCTGCCCTACCAGGAGGAGGAGACCGGGCCCGGCGCCCGCCCCGTGGCCGAGGACGAGGAGCCGCCGATGCGGCTGCTGTTCGCGCTGGAGCGGATCGCCCAGGCCGAGGAGGAGGCCGCCGAAGGGCTGGCCCGACTGCTCGCCACCTTCACCGGCGACCCCGAGGGCGCCGACAGGGAGGACGGTGCCCAGGGCGGCATCGACTGGGAGCGGGCCGCCGAACAGGCCGGCTCGGCCTCGGCCGCCGCCCTGGTGCGGGCCGTCGCCGCCGCGCCCCTCGTGCTGCACACCGGTGACGCCGCCGCGCTCGGCGAGTCGGCCGCCCTGCTGCGGGCCGCCCGCGGCCTCGGTCTGCGGGTCCGGGCCGCCTCCTGGACCGACTACGGGCGCCAGGCGCTCGGCGAGCCGGAGTCGGTCACCCTGGCCGAGCTGCTCGGCACCGTGGACCGCACCGAGGACGGCTTCCTCGCGCTCGACCTGCTGATCGTCCAGGACGCCCCGCTGCTCGACCTGGAGCAGGCCGCCACCCTGCTGGAGGCGCTGGCCGACGGCACCCGGCTGGTGCTCAGCGGCGACCCCGGCCAGCTCTGGTCGGCCGGCCCCGGGCGGCTCTTCGCCGACCTGCTGGCCGCCAAGGCCTGCCCCGTGGTGGCCTCCCGCACCCCCGACCTCGGGCCGATCGGCGAGCTGGTCTCCGGCATCGGCGTCGGCGAGCTGACCGCGGTCGAGGCGCCGGAGAAGGAGGTGGTGATCCTCACCGCCCGGGAGTCCGGCGAGGCCGTGCACCGGGCCGTGCAGCTGCTCACCGACTCGATCCCGCGCGCGCTCGGCATCCCCGCCGAGCAGACCGTGCTGCTCACCCCCGGGCACGGCGGCCCCGGCGGCACCCGGGCGCTGAACGCCGCCGCCAAGGCACGGCTGAACCCCGGCCCCGGACGGTTCGCCGGCTTCGACCCGGGCGACCGGGTGGTCTACTCGCCGGTGCCCGGGATCAACCACCCCGGCCGGGTGGCCGGTGGCGACCAGGCCGGGCTGCGGCTGCGGCTCGACGACGGCTCCGAGCTGGTGCTGGCGCCGGACCGGGTCGACCGGCTGCGGCACGGCTGGGCGCTGACGGTGCACCAGGCGCTGGGGCGGCGCTGGCCGGCCGCCGTGGTGGTGCTGCCGGAGGAGGCCGCGGCCGGGCTGACCCGGCAGTGGGTGTACACCGCGTTCGGGCGGGCCGAGCGGCACCTCTCGGTGGTGCACGCGGCCGGGCCCGCGCTGGCGCAGGCCGTCGCCGAGCGGCCCGCCGCGCCCCGCACCACCCGGCTGCGCGGGCTGCTCGCGGAGCAGGCGCAGCAGGGCTGA
- a CDS encoding M20/M25/M40 family metallo-hydrolase — protein MSEARVTGESEVAEICRDLIRIDTSNYGDQPGPGERAAAEYVAEQLAEFGLEPQIFESAKGRASTVVRIEGEDRSRPGLLIHGHTDVVPANAEDWTHHPFSGEIADGCVWGRGAVDMKDMDAMTLAVVRDRLRTGRKPPRDLVLAFLADEEAGGTYGARFLVDKHPDLFEGVTEAIGEVGGFSFTVNDKARLYLVETAEKGMHWMRLTVDGRAGHGSMMNNDNAITELCEAVARLGRHEFPLRITKSVRSFLDELSDALGVPLDPENMDETLRVLGGIAKMIGTTLRNTAQPTMLGAGYKVNVIPGQATAHVDGRFLPGYEEEFLAELDAVLGPRVKRESLHHDKAIETDFDGPLVAAMQSALRAEDPIARAVPYCLSGGTDAKSFTDLGIRCFGFAPLQLPPGLDFAGMFHGVDERVPVEGLKFGVRVLDRFIDAC, from the coding sequence ATGAGCGAGGCGCGGGTGACCGGAGAGTCCGAGGTCGCGGAGATCTGCAGGGACCTGATCCGGATCGACACCAGCAACTACGGGGACCAGCCGGGGCCGGGGGAGCGGGCCGCGGCGGAGTACGTGGCCGAGCAGCTGGCCGAGTTCGGGCTGGAGCCGCAGATCTTCGAGTCGGCCAAGGGGCGCGCCTCGACGGTGGTGCGGATCGAGGGCGAGGACCGGTCGCGGCCGGGGCTGCTGATCCACGGGCACACCGACGTGGTGCCGGCCAATGCGGAGGACTGGACGCACCACCCGTTCTCGGGGGAGATCGCGGACGGCTGCGTCTGGGGTCGCGGCGCGGTCGACATGAAGGACATGGACGCGATGACGCTGGCGGTGGTGCGCGACCGGCTGCGCACCGGCCGCAAGCCCCCGCGCGACCTGGTGCTGGCGTTCCTGGCCGACGAGGAGGCCGGCGGCACGTACGGTGCGCGGTTCCTGGTGGACAAGCACCCGGACCTGTTCGAGGGCGTCACCGAGGCGATCGGCGAGGTCGGGGGGTTCTCGTTCACGGTGAACGACAAGGCGCGGCTCTACCTGGTCGAGACGGCCGAGAAGGGCATGCACTGGATGCGGCTCACGGTCGACGGCCGGGCCGGGCACGGCTCGATGATGAACAACGACAACGCGATCACCGAGCTGTGCGAGGCGGTGGCTCGGCTGGGCCGGCACGAGTTCCCGCTGCGGATCACCAAGTCGGTGCGGTCCTTCCTGGACGAGCTGTCGGACGCGCTGGGCGTGCCGCTCGACCCGGAGAACATGGACGAGACGCTGCGGGTGCTCGGCGGGATCGCCAAGATGATCGGCACCACGCTGCGCAACACCGCGCAGCCGACCATGCTGGGCGCCGGCTACAAGGTGAACGTGATTCCGGGTCAGGCCACGGCGCACGTGGACGGGCGGTTCCTGCCCGGCTACGAGGAGGAGTTCCTGGCCGAGCTGGACGCGGTGCTCGGTCCCCGGGTGAAGCGGGAGAGCCTGCACCACGACAAGGCGATCGAGACCGACTTCGACGGTCCGCTGGTGGCGGCGATGCAGTCCGCGCTGCGGGCCGAGGACCCGATCGCCCGGGCGGTGCCGTACTGCCTGTCCGGCGGCACGGACGCCAAGTCCTTCACCGACCTGGGCATCCGGTGCTTCGGCTTCGCGCCGCTGCAGCTGCCGCCGGGGCTGGACTTCGCCGGGATGTTCCACGGCGTGGACGAGCGGGTGCCGGTGGAGGGGCTCAAGTTCGGGGTCCGGGTGCTGGACCGGTTCATCGACGCCTGCTGA
- a CDS encoding DUF5703 family protein gives MTPPKQVRQPEYEYQSLRMPRGTSRNAARQLLTDHAEYGHWELDRLRLDPDGSRTVLLRRRIIRQVRSW, from the coding sequence TTGACCCCACCGAAGCAGGTCCGGCAGCCCGAGTACGAGTACCAGTCCCTGCGCATGCCGCGCGGCACCTCGCGCAACGCGGCCCGCCAGTTGCTCACCGACCACGCCGAGTACGGCCACTGGGAGCTCGACCGACTGAGGCTCGACCCGGACGGCAGCCGAACGGTCCTGCTGCGGCGGCGGATCATCCGGCAGGTGCGGAGCTGGTGA
- a CDS encoding LLM class F420-dependent oxidoreductase encodes MRLGINLGYWGLGLDADNIAVAQEADRLGYAVCWAAEAYGSDAATVLSYVAAKTERIDVGSAIFQIPARTPAMTAMTAATLDTLSGGRFRLGLGVSGPQVSEGWYGVRFDKPLARTREYVEIIRKAMSRERLVHQGANWTLPLPGGPGKALKLTVHPVRERIPLYIAAIGPKNLEQTGELADGWLGIFFSPEHADQSLEPLRAGRAKAGLTLDGFDLCPTVNIAVGEDVAALADSLRDYVALYIGGMGSKEKNFYNQLARRMGYEQAAEEVQQRYLAGDKQGAAAAVPQELIDSVSLLGGTERIADRMRAYADAGVTTLTLAPAGWTLDERITALRTGVAALELAGLA; translated from the coding sequence ATGCGACTCGGCATCAACCTCGGCTACTGGGGACTCGGCCTGGACGCCGACAACATCGCGGTGGCCCAGGAGGCCGACCGGCTCGGCTACGCGGTCTGCTGGGCCGCGGAGGCGTACGGCTCGGACGCGGCCACCGTGCTCTCCTACGTCGCCGCCAAGACCGAGCGGATCGACGTCGGCTCGGCGATCTTCCAGATCCCGGCCCGCACCCCGGCGATGACGGCGATGACCGCCGCGACCCTGGACACCCTCTCGGGCGGCCGGTTCCGGCTCGGCCTCGGGGTCTCCGGCCCGCAGGTCTCGGAGGGCTGGTACGGCGTCAGGTTCGACAAGCCGCTGGCCCGCACCCGGGAGTACGTGGAGATCATCCGCAAGGCGATGTCCCGCGAGCGGCTGGTCCACCAGGGCGCCAACTGGACCCTGCCGCTGCCCGGCGGCCCGGGCAAGGCGCTGAAGCTGACGGTGCACCCGGTGCGCGAGCGGATCCCGCTCTACATCGCGGCGATCGGCCCGAAGAACCTGGAGCAGACCGGCGAGCTGGCCGACGGCTGGCTGGGCATCTTCTTCTCGCCCGAGCACGCCGACCAGTCGCTGGAGCCGCTGCGGGCCGGCCGGGCCAAGGCGGGCCTGACGCTGGACGGCTTCGACCTGTGCCCCACCGTCAACATCGCGGTCGGCGAGGACGTGGCGGCGCTGGCCGACTCGCTGCGCGACTACGTGGCGCTCTACATCGGCGGCATGGGCAGCAAGGAGAAGAACTTCTACAACCAGCTGGCCCGGCGGATGGGCTACGAGCAGGCCGCCGAGGAGGTCCAGCAGCGCTACCTGGCCGGCGACAAGCAGGGCGCGGCGGCGGCCGTGCCGCAGGAGCTGATCGACTCGGTCTCGCTGCTCGGCGGCACCGAGCGGATCGCCGACCGGATGCGGGCCTACGCCGACGCGGGCGTCACCACGCTGACCCTGGCCCCGGCCGGCTGGACCTTGGACGAGCGGATCACCGCGCTGCGCACCGGCGTGGCCGCCCTGGAGCTGGCCGGCCTGGCCTGA
- a CDS encoding aldo/keto reductase: MQQRNLGHTGLRVSRLALGTMTWTADTDEDGAAEQLKQFVDAGGTLVDTADVYSDGGAEYLLARLMESLVPRSELVIATKSGGAHGADRRVDTSRGRLLAALDASLRRLGTDYVDLWQVHAFDPATPAEETLHALDLAVGSGRARYAAVAGYSGWQLAKAATWQRAVPGRVPLAGCQMEYSLLQRGIERELLPAALDAGIGLLASSPLGRGVLTGKYRHGIPADSRASSPYLSGFVQPYLGERSRRIVDALATAADGLASSPLAVALSWVRDRPGVSAAVLGARTGAQLAAALSVEALTLPDEIRGALDDISAPVRRYPDQDWNEL; the protein is encoded by the coding sequence GTGCAACAACGCAACCTGGGCCACACCGGCCTGCGGGTCTCCCGGCTGGCGCTGGGCACCATGACCTGGACCGCGGACACCGACGAGGACGGCGCCGCCGAGCAGCTCAAGCAGTTCGTCGACGCCGGCGGCACCCTGGTGGACACCGCCGACGTGTACTCCGACGGCGGCGCCGAGTACCTGCTCGCCCGCCTGATGGAGAGTCTGGTCCCGCGCTCCGAACTGGTGATCGCCACCAAGTCCGGCGGCGCCCACGGCGCCGACCGCCGGGTGGACACCTCCCGGGGCCGGCTGCTCGCCGCCCTGGACGCCTCGCTGCGCCGGCTCGGCACCGACTACGTGGACCTCTGGCAGGTGCACGCCTTCGACCCCGCCACCCCGGCCGAGGAGACCCTGCACGCCTTGGACCTCGCCGTCGGCTCCGGCCGGGCCCGGTACGCGGCGGTGGCCGGCTACAGCGGCTGGCAGCTGGCCAAGGCCGCCACCTGGCAGCGCGCCGTGCCGGGCCGGGTGCCGCTGGCCGGCTGCCAGATGGAGTACTCGCTGCTCCAGCGCGGGATCGAGCGCGAGCTGCTGCCGGCCGCGCTGGACGCCGGGATCGGCCTGCTCGCCTCCTCGCCGCTCGGGCGCGGAGTGCTCACCGGCAAGTACCGGCACGGCATCCCGGCCGACTCCCGGGCAAGCTCGCCGTACCTCTCCGGGTTCGTCCAGCCCTACCTCGGCGAGCGGTCCCGGCGGATCGTCGACGCGCTCGCCACCGCCGCCGACGGGCTGGCCAGCAGCCCGCTGGCGGTGGCGCTCTCCTGGGTGCGCGACCGGCCCGGGGTGTCCGCCGCCGTGCTCGGCGCCCGCACCGGGGCCCAGCTGGCGGCGGCCCTGTCGGTGGAGGCGCTTACGCTTCCGGATGAGATCCGCGGCGCGCTGGACGACATTTCGGCGCCGGTGCGCCGCTACCCCGATCAGGACTGGAACGAACTGTGA
- a CDS encoding CorA family divalent cation transporter, with translation MITDSARYQDGRRLAAAGTPGTDGGFVWIGLADPGEAEFTQVGAVAGLPAGTVAQALRAPRAPGVTRLADALLVVLTTVQRDGAAMTTGQLVLLVGEGFVLTVRHGPPGPMRGLRARLEQQPRLLAHGPVAVLHAVCAATADEYLAALAERPGSRVLTAAARQVLGPLHELSTGLLPALREPTERLAAACAPPPAPAGATARPPAARPAGPRRGTPGSTAQRATAWAALAVPPVLLAGYALVDRQAAVPYGYPLGAGATALACGVLHRLFKRWGWL, from the coding sequence GTGATCACCGACTCCGCCCGCTACCAGGACGGTCGCCGGCTCGCCGCCGCCGGCACCCCGGGCACCGACGGCGGCTTCGTGTGGATCGGCCTCGCGGACCCCGGCGAGGCCGAGTTCACCCAGGTCGGGGCGGTGGCCGGGCTGCCCGCCGGGACCGTGGCGCAGGCCCTGCGCGCGCCCCGCGCACCGGGCGTGACCCGGCTCGCGGACGCGCTGCTGGTGGTGCTGACGACCGTTCAGCGCGACGGCGCCGCCATGACCACCGGTCAGCTCGTGCTGCTGGTCGGCGAGGGCTTCGTGCTGACGGTGCGTCACGGACCGCCCGGGCCGATGCGCGGCCTGCGGGCCCGGCTGGAGCAGCAGCCCCGGCTACTGGCGCACGGGCCGGTCGCGGTGCTGCACGCGGTCTGCGCGGCCACCGCCGACGAGTACCTGGCCGCGCTGGCCGAGCGCCCCGGCTCCCGGGTGCTGACCGCCGCGGCCCGCCAGGTGCTCGGCCCGCTGCACGAGCTCTCCACCGGACTGCTGCCCGCGCTGCGCGAGCCCACCGAGCGGCTGGCCGCCGCCTGCGCACCACCGCCCGCACCGGCCGGCGCCACCGCGCGCCCGCCCGCGGCCCGGCCGGCCGGACCGCGCCGCGGGACGCCCGGCAGCACCGCGCAGCGGGCCACCGCCTGGGCCGCGCTCGCCGTGCCGCCGGTGCTGCTGGCCGGCTACGCGCTGGTGGACCGTCAGGCGGCGGTGCCCTACGGCTACCCGCTGGGCGCCGGTGCGACCGCGCTGGCCTGCGGGGTGCTGCACCGGCTGTTCAAGCGCTGGGGCTGGCTGTAG
- a CDS encoding chaplin, with protein sequence MTAGTVLASTAGYAYAAGADAEGAAAGSPGVGSGNTVQVPVDAPINVCGNTVDVVGLLNPAYGNQCGNSSAPAHHQGGGSQNGGSQNGGSQGGSGSQNGGSQGGGAQNGGSQGGGAQNGGSQNGGGSQNGPGGGPGVPMPPVAGSSASGVAQGSPGVGSGNNGQVPVSVPVNACGDSVNVIGLLNPAMGNDCVNQVTPGHPLPPPPVSSTPATPPTVAGVTGTRTSAQPPAAAPAAPQAQNAPAQAPAAATKLAFTGVDGLDVLAPAGLGLLLAGGLLYRKARTAA encoded by the coding sequence ATGACCGCCGGCACCGTGCTGGCCTCGACCGCCGGTTACGCCTACGCGGCGGGTGCCGACGCGGAGGGTGCGGCGGCCGGATCGCCGGGAGTGGGCTCCGGCAACACCGTCCAGGTCCCGGTGGACGCGCCGATCAACGTCTGCGGCAACACGGTGGACGTGGTCGGCCTGCTCAACCCGGCCTACGGGAACCAGTGCGGCAACTCCAGTGCCCCGGCCCACCACCAGGGCGGCGGCTCCCAGAACGGCGGCTCGCAGAACGGTGGTTCGCAGGGCGGCAGCGGCTCGCAGAACGGTGGTTCGCAGGGCGGCGGTGCGCAGAACGGTGGCTCCCAGGGCGGCGGTGCGCAGAACGGTGGCTCGCAGAACGGCGGCGGCTCCCAGAACGGTCCGGGCGGCGGCCCCGGCGTCCCGATGCCCCCGGTGGCCGGCAGCTCGGCCTCCGGCGTCGCGCAGGGCTCCCCGGGCGTCGGCTCCGGCAACAACGGACAGGTGCCGGTCAGCGTCCCGGTCAACGCCTGCGGCGACTCGGTCAACGTGATCGGCCTGCTCAACCCCGCGATGGGCAACGACTGCGTCAACCAGGTCACCCCGGGCCACCCGCTGCCCCCGCCGCCGGTGAGCTCCACCCCGGCGACCCCGCCGACCGTGGCGGGCGTGACCGGCACCCGGACCTCCGCCCAGCCCCCGGCCGCGGCGCCCGCGGCCCCGCAGGCGCAGAACGCCCCGGCGCAGGCCCCGGCGGCCGCGACCAAGCTCGCGTTCACCGGCGTGGACGGGCTGGACGTGCTGGCCCCGGCCGGCCTCGGGCTGCTGCTGGCCGGCGGTCTGCTCTACCGCAAGGCGCGCACCGCGGCCTGA